A single Cyprinus carpio isolate SPL01 chromosome A6, ASM1834038v1, whole genome shotgun sequence DNA region contains:
- the LOC109091442 gene encoding prefoldin subunit 5-like, whose product MAVNLTELSLPQLEGLKTQLDQETEFLSSSIAQLKVVQTKYVEAKDSLNVLNKSNEGKELLVPLTSSMYVPGKLNDVDHVLVDVGTGYFVEKKVEDGKEFFKRKIDFLTKQIEKIQPALQEKHAMKQAVVEVMNMKLQQLHSQQASQSGTTKA is encoded by the exons ATGGCGGTGAATCTAACTGAATTGTCTCTTCCACAATTAGAAGGGTTGAAAACTCAGCTTGATCag GAAACAGAGTTCCTGTCATCATCCATAGCTCAGTTGAAAGTTGTCCAAACTAAATATGTGGAGGCCAAAGACAGTTTGAATGTACTTAATAAGAGCAACGAAG gaaAAGAACTACTTGTACCTCTCACCAGTTCT ATGTATGTGCCTGGAAAACTGAATGATGTGGATCATGTCTTAGTGGATGTCGGAACAGGTTATTTTGTGGAGAAG AAAGTAGAGGATGGCAAAGAGTTCTTTAAGCGCAAAATTGACTTCCTTACAAAACAAATTGAGAAAATTCAGCCTGCCCTTCAAGAAAAACATGCTATGAAACAAg CTGTAGTGGAAGTCATGAATATGAAGCTTCAGCAGCTTCACAGCCAACAGGCATCACAGTCTGGCACCACCAAAGCCTAA
- the LOC109091441 gene encoding separin-like yields the protein MKCLRTEEYVQQLSCVKDTVVLHDELKKHVDDGFGTYGRTMCDRIIRACNQRLGSGSLDPAHQEQIVELVELAVQGFESLEESGIQSSPFYLEKIVFHILQKVTSLGAHGSACRLGQLMYRRLKRLSAETEDFHVLVRNCFAVLWNSLLSNRASGSTLLPRDRLHCQLQALTFRLLEQGSSSASFPSKLPMFVEEVVVEYERSCGSFTHDDVSFLSSELRELFFGPLINPQDSLRLVFVFQDSFSQQVQYSLCFSFYQGFICTYDSLHASQVSAGDALDRVLLYCQATAGRMLAELRTLNQDNFLHKAVCAVNNVVYELFNRKLYEGAFGLAVIVCQELCKDCPSSLPVDRVNRCFTLTVQCSRRGGQLERALDWIVRWIRVLGMQILDHLTEPVSLWVKTKSDAARAGEDDTRLRTLRDGLGEAIDEEVMMCLLEEELRLYKEQTGDTAQERYNTLCDLLDICHEETPHTLRRATYLCEMAQVVCYQDFSQQTDCSAVDFTHEALRLLEVEPETAENADRLKDEKAHASLWLYICTLETNLQEAVDTEKRLRAVQEENKMEVNMDPVPTNDLEYEDKQKSQESQLVYDGLRFNLLAQSKLSEPLDRCLSLWRSLLKGSVPAVRDPKLTASSMTLMAALYTLMGKHLQALEGYQLAAALFHSLGDAQNSANAFCHSARILLYLGSPTLAQVELEKAEQSLTSVPSSEGTSIISMLATLQKAQIHYALGQVERGVSCLMEVIKESTQHHSKSWYLLRARALQTASEYLSLDTQTLDSQLRQSITQHGMKTSDTAQYEGLKLLCSLVMMLLGNGFYGAPGPNTDTRFVDQGDSVVFKWLLLSEVLVCSERMVIVRSSSGAVHEAKAQCLEALKLATKLQTLSHCAELLVLKAELELMKGANEASSLDLEQVRNLLDLCTDFGQGKQQKSEVKIKPRKGRPAAPSSSGHAPEEDDDLCGILSSRAFLKEPVETMSRLGSQGASPPLKPKRQHGLSCLTHADTCSCPCCSELSVARVSIHWALLQADLQTDPERARRLRQSARKHCRSVAAKLQSSLAALVSKKSAGLSLSLLQAEQCKVHLGTVLQLLRTGDKGKSTVLWEEIEAGLEAVMPKGALTPELGPIRAALLGAKAVSCCLALATKKQCTPEELFSSVWDWNPPKVKPQLKLKNESKHRSKSPVSDTIPPEAGAACHTDVKSISAEHESRKTKEFSVVSKKPKDLVPKITITKSSMVYKTPKAARTIRPKSVSTSTGIGDLRAFDFTNEVPEISVNFTPSLQPSASHRGIAKSKIVPKGSFEVYKDSSPAEEKPVIVPAAPKRTKRSRFKVEFSDESDTEAIPPAVVEKSEKKQNASNSKTSRTLKPALNSIPSDAKRVNPTVEPEPPRRTRTTKKTTALPSTSCLSSEEETGLSTQTRTRRGRAKKSQSSEATEEPERMRMIKEDEDEVVLDISLEELRGSDTEMNDAGSPDADCEVLRRDLAADVGHECFSELRRNGQNGSGSHTALPHASWADLSVEAVQSYLRSSWLLLHHFPPPSLFPHICLLLAQSLGQTDPISTAMLHAQSLGVSTRHHLTRHVVSQLRKLKKSCNDVTEGLGALSLEETSGATQSQKLSALEQIFSFNSSHPTQFPQTHCHQFTQQLKDLPAGITVCMLSLTGVYPDEIGSTILLTRLERGSNPITVRIPTADRKRSVAVLLEEMDGVLKGQKQVSTVAEKSQWWEGRKALDVRVEKMLEEMEEALGVWRTLLLPLTSDPELEVQVKCFQKALKGTKITEDILKVVLSASPLLSLPELQCLVEGMGQQDKDFLRLLQGGVAKLRGREEPQGHTVLILDKFLQRLPWENIASLKSRSVTRMPSLHAVLGHSHLKEMDSSCVLSCGVNPKKVYYVLNPDRNLPDTENRFKEWFTGERAWRGVCGTAPDPDKLQEAVTTRDLYIYIGHGAGARFLDAQRVLKGPVRAVALLFGCSSAALSVHGHQEGTGIILSYLTAGCPLVLGNLWDVTDRDLDRFTSALLQSWLSAGSGSSLLQHLAQSRNATHLKHIIGAAPIAYGLPVYIH from the exons ATGAAGTGCTTGAGAACAGAGGAGTACGTCCAACAGTTATCTTGTGTAAAGGACACTGTAGTTCTTCACGACGAGCTGAAG AAACATGTGGATGATGGTTTTGGTACATATGGGCGCACAATGTGCGATCGTATCATCCGGGCTTGCAACCAGCGACTGGGAAGTGGGTCTTTGGACCCTGCCCATCAGGAGCAGATAGTGGAGTTGGTGGAACTTGCCGTCCAAGGGTTTGAATCGCTCGAAGAGTCTGGAATCCAGAGCAGTCCATTTTATCTAGAGAAAATAGTGTTCCACATCCTACAGAAAGTCACAAGTCTTGGAGCTCACGGCTCTGCTTGTCGATTGGGCCAACTTATGTATAGAAGACTAAAGCGTTTGTCTGCAGAG ACGGAAGACTTTCATGTTCTAGTGCGGAATTGCTTCGCAGTGCTGTGGAACAGTCTGCTGTCCAACAGAGCAAGTGGCTCCACCCTCCTTCCACGGGACAGACTTCACTGTCAGCTGCAAGCTTTAACTTTCAGACTACTAGAACAAGGGTCCAGCTCAGCCTCTTTCCCATCTAAACTTCCTATGTTCGTAGAGGAAGTGGTAGTAGAGTATGAAAGATCGTGTGGGAGTTTTACTCATGATGATGTGAGTTTTCTTTCCTCTGAATTACGAGAACTGTTCTTCGGCCCTTTGATCAATCCGCAAGACTCT ttaagGCTTGTGTTTGTGTTCCAGGACTCATTTTCACAGCAGGTGCAGTACTCgctttgtttcagtttttaccaGGGCTTCATTTGCACATATGATAGTCTTCATGCATCTCAG GTGTCTGCAGGCGATGCTCTGGACAGGGTCCTGTTGTACTGTCAGGCGACAGCAGGACGGATGCTTGCTGAACTGCGGACACTCAACCAGGACAATTTTTTACATAAAGCAG tGTGTGCAGTGAATAATGTGGTATATGAGCTGTTTAACAGGAAGCTGTATGAGGGAGCCTTTGGTTTGGCTGTGATTGTGTGTCAGGAGCTGTGTAAGGACTGCCCATCCTCTCTTCCTGTGGACAGG GTCAACCGCTGTTTCACGCTGACAGTGCAGTGTAGCCGCCGTGGGGGTCAGCTGGAGCGGGCTCTAGACTGGATTGTGCGCTGGATTCGGGTTTTGGGCATGCAGATTTTGGATCATCTCACAGAACCTGTGTCACTGTGGGTCAAAACCAAGTCTGATGCTGCCCGAGCAGGAGAGGATGACACACGTCTAAG GACTCTGAGGGATGGGTTAGGAGAAGCAATAGATGAAGAGGTGATGATGTGTTTGTTAGAAGAGGAGTTGCGTTTGTATAAGGAGCAGACTGGAGACACAGCCCAGGAGCGCTACAACACACTCTGCGACCTCTTGGATATCTGCCATGAAGAAACCCCACACACACTGAGACGGGCTACATATCTGTGTGAGATGGCACAGGTTGTGTGCTACCAGGACTTCAGCCAACAGACTGACTG CTCAGCGGTTGACTTTACCCATGAAGCGTTGAGGTTGCTGGAGGTGGAGCCAGAGACAGCAGAGAATGCTGATAGGCTGAAGGATGAGAAGGCACATGCCTCCCTGTGGCTTTACATCTGTACTCTTGAGACCAATTTGCAGGAG GCTGTGGACACAGAGAAGCGATTGCGTGCAGTGCAGGAGGAGAATAAAATGGAGGTGAATATGGATCCTGTTCCCACTAATGATCTGGAGTATGAAGACAAACAGAAATCACAAGAGAGCCAGTTAGTCTATGATGGACTACGCTTCAATCTACTGGCTCAAAGCA AGCTGAGTGAGCCTTTGGACAGATGTTTGTCTCTATGGCGGAGTCTGCTCAAGGGGTCTGTGCCTGCAGTTAGAGACCCTAAACTCACTGCTTCTTCCATGACACTGATGGCTGCCCTCTACACACTTATGGGCAAA CACCTGCAAGCTCTGGAGGGATATCAGCTCgctgctgctcttttccacagcCTCGGTGATGCCCAGAATAGTGCGAATGCCTTTTGCCACTCTGCCAGAATCCTGCTGTATCTGGGCTCTCCTACGCTTGCACAG GTGGAGTTAGAAAAAGCAGAACAGAGTTTGACCTCTGTCCCGAGCTCTGAGGGCACATCTATTATATCCATGCTTGCTACGCTGCAAAAAGCACAGATACACTATGCTTTAGGACAG GTGGAGCGTGGTGTGAGCTGCCTGATGGAGGTGATAAAGGAGTCCACTCAGCATCATTCTAAGAGCTGGTACCTGCTCAGGGCACGAGCACTGCAGACAGCCAGTGAATACTTGAGTCTGGACACACAGACTTTGGACTCACAGCTACGTCAGAGCATCACTCAGCATG GTATGAAGACTTCAGACACGGCTCAATATGAAGGATTAAAGCTTTTGTGCAGCCTGGTGATGATGTTGCTGGGAAATGGGTTTTACGGAGCCCCTGGACCAAACACAGACACACGCTTTGTAGATCAAG GAGACAGTGTTGTATTTAAGTGGCTGTTGCTGAGTGAGGTGCTGGTGTGCTCTGAAAGGATGGTGATCGTGAGGAGCAGCAGTGGGGCTGTTCATGAAGCGAAAGCTCAGTGTCTAGAGGCTCTCAAACTGGCCACCAAACTGCAGACACTCAGCCA ctGTGCCGAGCTGTTGGTGTTGAAAGCAGAACTGGAGCTGATGAAGGGTGCAAATGAAGCTAGTAGTTTGGATCTGGAGCAAGTTAGAAACTTACTTGATCTTTGCACAG ATTTCGGCCAGGGAAAACAACAGAAGTCTGAGGTAAAAATAAAACCACGCAAAGGTCGGCCAGCTGCCCCTTCTTCCTCTGGTCATGCCCCTGAAGAAGATGATGATCTGTGTGGAATCCTCAGTTCTCGCGCCTTTCTCAAGGAGCCTGTGGAGACCATGTCTAGATTAGGAAGCCAAGGAGCATCTCCCCCTCTGAAGCCCAAACGCCAGCATGGGCTTTCCTGCCTGACCCACGCAGACACCTGCTCCTGTCCCTGCTGCAGCGAGCTCAGTGTGGCTCGAGTCAGTATCCACTGGGCACTGTTACAGGCAGACCTCCAGACAGACCCAGAGCGCGCTCGCCGACTACGCCAATCTGCCAGGAAACACTGCCGTAGTGTCGCTGCTAAGCTCCAAAGCAGTTTGGCTGCTCTTGTGTCTAAAAAGTCAGCTGGACTAAGTCTGTCACTGCTCCAGGCAGAACAATGCAAAGTGCATTTGGGCACTGTGCTTCAGCTTCTGAGAACAGGGGACAAAGGGAAGTCTACAGTCCTGTGGGAGGAAATCGAGGCAGGATTGGAGGCAGTGATGCCCAAAGGGGCACTGACACCAGAGCTTGGGCCCATCAGAGCTGCTCTGCTGGGGGCCAAAGCTGTGTCCTGCTGCTTGGCATTGGCCACGAAGAAACAGTGTACACCTGAAGAACTGTTTTCTTCTGTATGGGACTGGAATCCACCAAAGGTTAAACCACAATTAAAACTCAAAAACGAATCAAAGCATCGCTCCAAGAGCCCTGTTTCTGACACAATTCCTCCAGAGGCAGGTGCAGCATGCCACACAGATGTTAAGAGTATATCTGCAGAGCATGAAAGCAGGAAAACCAAAGAGTTCTCTGTAGTTTCTAAGAAACCTAAGGACTTGGTGCCTAAAATTACCATCACAAAATCTTCCATGGTTTACAAAACACCTAAAGCAGCCAGGACAATCCGGCCCAAATCTGTCTCCACTAGCACTGGCATTGGTGACTTAAGAGCCTTTGACTTTACTAATGAGGTCCCTGAAATTTCTGTCAACTTTACACCCTCATTACAACCATCTGCCAGCCATCGTGGGATTGCAAAGTCAAAAATTGTCCCAAAGGGATCGTTTGAAGTTTACAAAGATTCTTCTCCTGCAGAAGAGAAACCTGTGATCGTGCCAGCTGCGCCTAAACGAACCAAGCGCTCTCGCTTCAAG GTCGAATTCAGTGATGAAAGTGACACTGAAGCCATACCTCCTGCTGTAGTGGAAAAGTCTGAGAAAAAGCAGAATGCCTCCAACTCCAAAACATCTCGCACCCTGAAACCAGCTCTGAACTCCATTCCTAGTGACGCCAAACGTGTGAACCCCACTGTAGAACCAGAACCTCCCCGACGCACGCGGACCACTAAGAAAACCACAGCCCTCCCCTCTACCAGCTGCCTCTCTTCTGAGGAAGAAACCGGCTTATCTACCCAGACACGCACACGCAGAGGACGAGCAAAAAAGAGTCAAAGTTCAGAGGCCACAGAGGAGCCAGAGAGGATGAGGATGATTAAAGAGGATGAAGATGAGGTTGTTTTGGATATCAGCCTGGAGGAGCTCAGAGGGTCTGACACGGAGATGAATGATGCAG GCAGCCCAGATGCTGATTGTGAGGTCTTGAGAAGAGATCTGGCTGCAGATGTTGGACATGAATGTTTCAGTGAgctcagaagaaatggacagaaTGGCTCTGGATCTCACACAGCCCTACCACATGCATCTTGGG cTGACCTGTCAGTAGAGGCGGTCCAGTCGTACCTGCGTTCCTCATGGCTCCTCCTTCACCACTTCCCGCCTCCCTCTCTTTTTCCCCACATCTGCTTACTGCTCGCTCAGTCACTTGGACAAACTGATCCCATCTCTACTGCGATGCTACATGCACAGTCACTGGGTGTGTCCACTCGCCACCATTTGACCCGTCATGTGGTTAGCCAGTTAAG GAAGCTGAAGAAATCTTGTAATGATGTTACAGAAGGTCTTGGTGCTCTGAGTCTGGAGGAAACGTCTGGGGCAACACAGTCTCAGAAACTCTCTGCACTAGAGCAGATCTTTTCCTTCAACTCATCGCACCCAACACAGTTCCCACAGACACACTGTCACCAGTTCACACAGCAGCTGAAAGATCTGCCAGCAG GAATAACAGTGTGCATGCTTTCGCTCACGGGTGTCTATCCTGATGAAATCGGCAGCACTATTCTTCTGACCCGACTGGAGCGCGGCTCTAACCCAATCACTGTTCGAATCCCTACTGCAGACAGAAAG cgcTCTGTTGCTGTGCTGTTAGAAGAAATGGATGGAGTATTGAAGGGGCAAAAGCAAGTGAGCACAGTGGCTGAGAAATCGCAGTGGTGGGAAGGAAGAAAGGCTTTGGATGTTCGTGTGGAG AAAATGTTAGAAGAGATGGAAGAGGCTTTAGGTGTGTGGCGAACTCTACTCCTGcctttgacctctgaccctgaGCTTGAAGTTCAGGTAAAGTGCTTCCAAAAGGCACTGAAAGGAACAAAGATCACAGAGGACATTCTTAAG GTGGTTCTCTCAGCATCTCCACTCCTGTCCCTGCCAGAGCTGCAGTGCCTTGTGGAGGGGATGGGTCAGCAGGACAAGGACTTCCTGAGGCTTCTGCAGGGTGGTGTGGCTAAACTGAGAGGAAGGGAGGAGCCACAGGGACATACAGTTCTCATCTTAGACAAG TTCTTGCAGAGGTTGCCATGGGAGAACATTGCTAGTTTGAAGTCTCGTTCTGTCACTCGCATGCCCTCATTACATGCAGTACTTGGACACAGTCATCTGAAAGAG ATGGATTCAAGTTGTGTTCTGTCCTGTGGTGTGAATCCTAAGAAAGTTTACTATGTGCTAAACCCAGATAGAAACCTACCTGACACTGAGAATCGCTTTAAAGAATGGTTTACTGG TGAGCGAGCGTGGCGGGGGGTCTGTGGAACTGCTCCTGACCCAGATAAACTACAAGAGGCTGTGACCACCAGAGACCTTTACAT TTACATAGGACATGGTGCAGGAGCCCGGTTTCTGGATGCTCAGAGGGTTTTGAAAGGGCCTGTGCGGGCAGTAGCTCTTTTGTTTGGCTGCAGTAGTGCTGCTCTCAGTGTACATggccaccaggagggaacaggaATCATCCTCAGCTACTTGACAGCAGGATG CCCATTAGTGCTCGGGAACCTGTGGGACGTGACGGATCGTGATTTAGATCGTTTCACGTCGGCTCTGCTTCAGTCCTGGCTCTCTGCTGGTTCTGGCTCCTCCCTTCTTCAGCATTTAGCCCAATCACGTAACGccacacatttaaaacatataattggTGCTGCACCCATTGCATATGGTTTGCCTGTGTATATTCACTAG